Sequence from the Candidatus Krumholzibacteriota bacterium genome:
CCTTCCCCCCCTTTCTCAGTTTTCTTACGGCGAGGAATTCGAGGATCCTCTCTTTCGCTTCCTCGAGATCGTAATGATCCCTGTCGAGTACTTCTTTCGCTTTCTTTATATCGATGATATCATCTGTCGAAGCCTCCCATGGCAGTTCTATCAACCATTCGAGGTATCTCCTCGACACGGAGTACTCCGACGAACTGGTATTCATCCGCGATATCCTGTTCCATTCCTTTATTGACGCTTCCCTGGCGTGGTCAGGCATCGCCTTGCCGTCTATCTGGTCCTTGAGCTCATCGAGTTCCTCGGCAAGACCTTCGTCACCGAGCTCTTTCTGTATGACCCTTATCTGCTGCCTGAGATAATATTCCCTCTGTTCCTTGTCCATCTCCTCATTGACGCCGGATCGTATCTGCTCACCGATCCTGGCGATCTCGATCTCGCGGTTGATCCTTTCGTAGATATATTCGAGACGGCTGATCGGATCGCTCATCTCGAGAGCCTTCTGCTTCTCGCCGATATCGAGATCTATATTCGCCGCCAGGAGATCACCGAGCCTGCCAGGATCCTTTATCCCGGGAATGACATTCCTGAGGTCATCAGGGTAGCTCTCTGAATGGTCCATCAATCTGAAAAAGGCGTTATTGACGTTGACCATCACAGCTTTTGCCTGCTGGTCGACCTCTTCACTCTCTTCCAGGATTTTTATCCTGGCTCTCATGAACGGAACATCATCGGTAAAATGTAAAATCTCTATCCTGGAAAGTCCCTGCCCTATGATCCTGATATGGCCGTCGGGGAAACGGGCCATTTTCTGTATCTGCATCGCGCAGCCTGTGTAGTAGAGATCGAGAGGCCCCGGCGCGTCAACGCTCCTGTCGACCTGCGTGAATACCCCGACTATCCTGTTTCCATCGAGAGCTTCCTCGATCAGCCGGATAAGGTTGGCGTCGCTGATGATCAGTGGCACCAGCATGTAAGGGAAAACGACTCCGTCATTTATGGGGATAACGGCAAGTTCGTCCTCGATCTGCCTGATTAAATCGGTATTATTCTCCGACACCGTGCCTTCTTTCGGTCTGTTGAGGGATATTTATCCCGCATAACGGGTTAGAGAATAGATTAAGGACCGGTCCAAGTCAATTTGAAAAAGGATTTTTATAAAAACAGGGGCGCTGAAAGCGCCCCCGCGCGATGATTATCTTTTCCAGGAGACGGAAGACCATCCTGGCCTGGTCATCTTCTGTCTGAAGCCTTGCTATCGCTGACTGGAATCTCCTGGTTGCCGGGGCTGTAGACATAGCTTCCTCCGTTGAACCTCTTGATGTCAATATCCCAGTCGGCAAGATTGTTCTTGTCATTGAAGGTCAGGGTGTAGATCAGGATCGACCTTGAGTCCTCGTTGTGGACATAGTAGACCCAGTATTCGTTGGGCCCGTTTTTCGACAGGAGATAGACGTTGGGAAGCCCCCACGACGCCATGACTTCGTTTCCCTCCATCCCGCGTACTATCTCTCCGGAAAGAATATTCTCGCCGAATCTGCATTCGGGATGTTTTTTAACATAATCTTCCCTCTCGCAGAGATCGACAAGCTCTTCCCTTTCTACCATCGGAAAACATGAACACCCCAGGGAAAATATCAGGGAAAGCGATACTATCGATAAAAACACCTTATTCATGTTTTCCTCCTGACTTGCTGATGCTACCGCCAGACAGCGTGTTTTGCGGGTCGAATACGAATATACCGCAACGCCTGTGGCGCCGCGGTAATATCGATCACCATGACCGGTCTATCGCACACAATAGCCCTCCAAAGCATTTCAACCCTGCATTAATAATTTTATCCGGATTTTCCTGATTGTCAACCCATGAACCCTTACGCGGCAGGTATATATCTTATATATATCAGGCAAGATCGTTGCTACTTCGTCATTTCTGCTCTCCGGCAGCTTTCAGGCCGAAAGGATGGACGGTGAATAGAAATATCCTCACTCCGGGAAATTCCCACGATTCGGTCTGCTCTGAACGCCTGGAAAGGGCTGATATCGCAAGGCGCCCCGGATCGACATCCCATTCCCTGCACTGGATATACCAGATCCTTTGATTGCTTTCAACGTATTCAGCGATCTTCCGACTGGTATCCTCAGCCCCCCTTTCCACCGGGATATACCCCACTACCCGGTTCGTTCCCGTATAATAATGCGCGAATACCGGTTCGAATCCGGGAACGAGGATCAGATCGCCCGGCTGTTCGGCCGAAACGATCACCTTCGCTCCCGAGCGCATATCATCTCTCGCGTAGAGAGGATCGAAATGATAATTCCACGCGGAAAGTGCCATTATAATAGTAATAGCCGCCATGACAGCTATCCTGAAGACCTTTTTTTCAGGGACGCCGAAAGCCAGCAGAGCGATAAAAACTGGAAAAGCGCTCATAAGATACCTGATATTGAACACCTTGATATTAAGCATCGCCGCCAGGGTCGCGGCTCCGATCGTCACTGTCAGGATGGAAAGGAAAAGAAGAAAGACTCCCTTTCGCGCCGACATGATGATCCCGCGCAGCGCCAAAAGCCCGAAAACGAGAGAGACCGCTATGAGATGAAAACCGTACCTTCCCAGAAGCGCCATGACCGAGGATGCTTCTCGCAGGCTACGAAGGTCCGGGCCGAATGAGAATCCTGTAGAGAAGGCATACAGGATATAAGGATAGGACCATCGGCTGATAGTCAGTTCACCTCTCAGCTTCGATTCGTCGGGAAGCGCCGAGATATCGACGACCTCGATCTGCCTTAGAAAATATATTTCCCTGTATATCCACGGAGATACCATGGCAAATGTTATTAGCGCCGCAACGAGGCCATAGCGAAGGTGATCGCCTTTGACCTTCCCCGTTACCAGTATGAAGACGAGAAGTCCCGCGCAGAGAAAAAGAGCCATGAAATGCGAAAGGCAGGCCAGGCCGAGGGTGATCCCCAGGATTATCCCCGATCTTCTTCCGGGTCTTTCGAGAAAACCCCTGAAAGCTATCATCGAAAGGGTGACAAAGAGGATAAGCAGCGAATAGAACCTCAGCTCCTGCGAATAGTAGATATGAAGGGGATTGAGAGCAAGTATCCAGGCAGCCGTCAAAGCAACGGTCCCGGTAGCTATCATCCTTACCCAGCGATATATGAAGAATACGGAAAGGACGCCGGCAATGGCGCCCGGAGTCCTCAACCAGGCTTCGCTCTTTCCGGCAATACTCCAGAAGTGCATTACCAGCGAATAGAGAGGGCCGTGCATATCCCAGAGGATCTTTCTCCAGTATGATATCGGAGCCGGTGGCGACGCGTATGAACCTATCGTCAATATCTCGTCGACCCAGAACGACTGGTGCCCCAACCTGACAAAACGCATCAGCGCCGCGATGAAGATTATCGCGGCAAGGATCATCCATTCGCGCCTTACCCTGTCCATCTCTTTCATGTGACCTTTATACCTTATACTAAAGCTATTTTCCAGTTGAAAAAGATCTTTATTCGTTTCAGTATGATAAGAATGCGGGGGGAAAATAACATCGGTACCGATATCTATATAGGTCCGGCCGGCTGGTCATACCAGGACTGGACGGGAAAGGTCTATCCGCCCGGAAAAAAGATCGACCATCTCCTTTACATCTCGAAATATTTTAACTGCATAGAATTGAACAGTTCTTTCTATCGCGTTCCCTCAAGATCTCTCGTATCAAGCTGGCATGACCGGCTGGGCGATTCCAAGGGGTTCAGACTGAACGTGAAACTCCATCAGAAGTTCACCCATGAAAGGGATATCTCCTCTGCCGCTGTCGGATCGTTTATTGACAGGTTTTCCCCCCTCGCCGAAAGCGGGCTGCTCGGCGCGTATCTCATGCAGTTTCCCTGGTCATTCAGGATGAACGATGAGAACACCAGGTACCTTGCCCGGCTCGCCGGACATTTCAGAGGACATCCGCTCGCCGCTGAGGTCCGGCACGGCTCATGGGCCTGCGGGGAAGCTCTTGAGATATTCGAGGAAAATAAGATCGCCTTCTGCAACATAGACCAGCCGGTCATAGGTGATTCGCTCGGACCGACGAACCATGTCACTGATCCCTCGACAGGATATATCCGGCTTCACGGCAGAAACCATTCGAACTGGTTCAGGAAAGAGGCGGGAAGAGATGCGAGGTACGATTATCTATACACTACCCGGGAGATCGGAGAATGGCATGAGCGCGCGAAGAAGATGGCGGGAAAAGTCAAAGAGCTTTTTATAATAACAAACAATCATTTCCAGGGCCAGGCTCTCGCGAACGCCCTTCAGATCAGGGCGCTCATCGAAAACGGCAGGGTCGAGGTCCCGCCCGCCCTTCAGCGATCGTACCCTCACCTGCGTGACATTTCGCTGACCGGACCGGACACGCTCGATCTCTCCCTTTGACAACTCCGCGCAAGACAATACGATCGGCGATCGGTCAGATATCATTCCTGGAAGACGGTGAAGGTCAGGATATTACATTGATAAGTATGATCGCCGAAAATAAAAGGAACAGGTAGAAAAGAAGCCTCGGTGGAGATATGTACAGTTTTTTCGCTTTCTCCACCACCGGATGGGCAGTCTTTTCGACCTCGACCAGGGAAGACATGCAGAACTGGCAGAACTCGTCATCCTTCTTCGCTGGAAAACCGCATTTCGGACAAAGGATCGACCCGTTCTTCTTCCCCTTTACCTGGATGTCGGATGCTTTCTTCTTCTCGACCTCTGGTTTTTTAGCCTCTATCCTTCCTCTTCCCCCCGCCTCTACTATGAGGGAAAGCAGGCCGTTCGCCTTCGATTTCGAGGGTCCCGACCAGATCACCGGGTTGCTGTCGTTTATCATATGCTTTACCCTGGTGACAGGGATATTGGCAAGGATACTGAACTTAATAGCGAATGAATCCAGCGTCTCGATCTCTCTCTCCACGCCGTCAAAGAGAACGGAATAAATCTTCCTCTTCATCATCGGCGTATCGCCAAAATAGAAATCGCCTGCTTCGCTGTTTGTCTCTCTCTGCTTTGTTCCAGTCATGACATTCCTCCACTTTGGGCCAAAATGCATCTTTTATGCCATGATCATACCTGGAACGACAGTGGAAGACTTGACGAAAAGCCCCTAGGGAGAAGGCGCGTCGACCATTTCACATACTGTCTCGCTGCGCCATCCCTCCAAGCCGCTCATATTGACGGCGGAGACCCTGTAGCAGTAAACCATATTCCCGATCAGGTCCTCGTCGACGTAACTCGTAACTTCAGTAGAATCTACCAGTTCCGCGACACCATACGACTCGTAGAAATAATAGATCCTGAAGACCCTTACCTCGTCGAGCAATTCAGCAGGGTAATCCCATTCCAGCAAGGCGCTGTTCACTCCCGGAGTCACTGAAAGGCCGGTCGGCCTTTCCGGAGCATCGAATAAAAAGGCGGCAGGTGAATCTCCATGTTCATTGCTGCACGCCGGAACGATAATAATCGAGAATAAAAGGAATAATATTGCAACACGCCACATAATGATCTCACCTTCCTAAAAGGAAAAACTCTTTGAAACGAGAAAACCGTCATTTCTGATCTCAAGCGTCAGGGGTGGATATTCAGCCTCCGGCCCCCAGACCATATCGGCAATATTGATCAACCATACTCCGGCGGCGACGCCGAGAAAGGTGTTTCTGTATCCATGATAACTATCGGCGTCTTCCCATTGGGAGACCATCTCTCTGTAGTACGCGTCAGCATCCCCTATGTACTCGGCATTCTGATAGAGGACTTTCGCGCGCTCGTAAGCTTCGACGCTTCTGTCATACTGGATGTCGGTTATTCCCAGTCCGATCAGGGCGACAAGCTCAATCCCCATAAAAGCGGTCGCGCGCGTATATCTGCCGGTCCTGTACTGTCCCAGTCCCGGAAACAAGATTGAGTACATGATATCTTCGCTGTCTTTCGCGCTGAGCGGCGAAGCGCATATGGTGACGATCACTGCCAGTACCAGCAGAAAAGTTCTTCGCATATCGTTTCCTTTCTTCATCATCGTCTTATTGATATTTCAGATGCCTCTGTTCTCTTTACGCATCGATCTCACGATTTGTTACAGAGATCTTCTCATAATATCGAAAATAAACAATAGCAGATTGACACTTCGATGAAAAGTCCTTAGTTTATAGTAATAAGTTACAGGGATATGCCAGGATAGCGGTCTTTGCCGCCGCGCGGATCCCGGCAGGCTCCGGAGGTCGGTCTTGATCAGGGTTGAAAACCTATCCAAATATTACGGCTACAACAAGGCGGTCGACGATCTCTCCTTCGAGGTCAGTAAAGGAGAGATACTGGGATTCCTGGGGCCCAACGGTGCCGGCAAGACGACG
This genomic interval carries:
- a CDS encoding fibronectin type III domain-containing protein, which gives rise to MWRVAILFLLFSIIIVPACSNEHGDSPAAFLFDAPERPTGLSVTPGVNSALLEWDYPAELLDEVRVFRIYYFYESYGVAELVDSTEVTSYVDEDLIGNMVYCYRVSAVNMSGLEGWRSETVCEMVDAPSP
- a CDS encoding glycosyltransferase family 39 protein — translated: MKEMDRVRREWMILAAIIFIAALMRFVRLGHQSFWVDEILTIGSYASPPAPISYWRKILWDMHGPLYSLVMHFWSIAGKSEAWLRTPGAIAGVLSVFFIYRWVRMIATGTVALTAAWILALNPLHIYYSQELRFYSLLILFVTLSMIAFRGFLERPGRRSGIILGITLGLACLSHFMALFLCAGLLVFILVTGKVKGDHLRYGLVAALITFAMVSPWIYREIYFLRQIEVVDISALPDESKLRGELTISRWSYPYILYAFSTGFSFGPDLRSLREASSVMALLGRYGFHLIAVSLVFGLLALRGIIMSARKGVFLLFLSILTVTIGAATLAAMLNIKVFNIRYLMSAFPVFIALLAFGVPEKKVFRIAVMAAITIIMALSAWNYHFDPLYARDDMRSGAKVIVSAEQPGDLILVPGFEPVFAHYYTGTNRVVGYIPVERGAEDTSRKIAEYVESNQRIWYIQCREWDVDPGRLAISALSRRSEQTESWEFPGVRIFLFTVHPFGLKAAGEQK
- a CDS encoding DUF72 domain-containing protein; the encoded protein is MKKIFIRFSMIRMRGENNIGTDIYIGPAGWSYQDWTGKVYPPGKKIDHLLYISKYFNCIELNSSFYRVPSRSLVSSWHDRLGDSKGFRLNVKLHQKFTHERDISSAAVGSFIDRFSPLAESGLLGAYLMQFPWSFRMNDENTRYLARLAGHFRGHPLAAEVRHGSWACGEALEIFEENKIAFCNIDQPVIGDSLGPTNHVTDPSTGYIRLHGRNHSNWFRKEAGRDARYDYLYTTREIGEWHERAKKMAGKVKELFIITNNHFQGQALANALQIRALIENGRVEVPPALQRSYPHLRDISLTGPDTLDLSL